In Fundulus heteroclitus isolate FHET01 chromosome 8, MU-UCD_Fhet_4.1, whole genome shotgun sequence, a genomic segment contains:
- the niban2a gene encoding protein Niban 2a: MGNVVSSHLNESRRKMIEARTTEVLEKFHEVFKKQYPVAIFNVVRLELEGGGGTQSQLLHRKDPLAGHTIFSGSLFQYLEENRKWRSRFVFVPNTYTIELFESKAAHEQRLQPKLSINCAGYKALTSMEEYLELMSSSLPGLKAKASGVPFIKYPTQFPLILWHPYARHHYFCVGTEKEHKKWHAVLQDCIRHSNNGLSEEKSVETPAFVDSIRRYRQAKGHYGTWVMMCGTPGQILANLVMETLHPELRDAIGPRLRGKMEQRQRNWMLVSDAVYKQVLSRTNKDFKSMVDNCELENETLAVKLRGHMDMLITSKEHIVGKIKAHVMPKVEQLLRTNVQPCINSILEALMEPTSRGFSEVRDVFVKEVVEVNKNSLNGGGKEKLGEQLERLSMLAFHPVKMQSCYEQMEKLNLEGLQQRFDVPSPSVFVSRAQILMREQMDNAVYTFEQLLQQSLESQGEADLCKSIEKCQERVLKKYDYDSSTVRKKFFREALLQIIIPYMLRELAPSCTEGLHRFQDLIFQDSSHVLLVENMYEDVVLQSVCKDILTAVKEAAVQRRHNLYRDSIILTNSDPNLHLLEETPPADWGSKFVADDPDGSVDSRADGKGLKGRRRQVVSMIQLEGLPISYESCQEVPGVDLIPEEDGEVSGYNEEDAEVDEEDLGQYPSLKSPDSVNEIRDLINPVVEVVLPVHEENLEDGASETESTDGTFTAEDGLPEEVTHVTTVVDDGAKKLSREKSSARSIMDELVGSRKQERKLEEEAAIQEAIEEMELAVQGEDEDKDGEQIAESDSESQPLATDCSSRNDSGFQSPTNEREAGLIANGPTAEDKSADPVDEELLVV, encoded by the exons CTCGGACCACGGAAGTGTTAGAAAAGTTCCACGAGGTCTTCAAGAAGCAATACCCCGTCGCTATCTTCAACGTCGTCCGCTTAGAGCTGGAAGGAGGAGGCGGCACGCAGTCGCAGCTGCTGCACCGAAAG GACCCTCTGGCGGGTCACACCATCttctctgggagtttgttccagtaCCTGGAGGAGAATCGGAAGTGGAGGAGCCGTTTTGTGTTTGTGCCAAACACCTACACCATCGAACTCTTTGAGAGCAAAGCG GCCCATGAACAACGGCTGCAGCCGaagctttccattaactgtgCCGGCTACAAGGCCCTGACCTCCATGGAGGAGTACTTGGAGCTGATGAGCAGTAGCCTGCCAG GCCTCAAAGCCAAAGCGAGCGGCGTCCCCTTCATCAAATACCCGACCCAGTTCCCCCTGATCCTGTGGCACCCGTACGCCCGGCACCACTACTTCTGCGTGGGAACGGAGAAGGAGCATAAGAAGTGGCACGCCGTGCTGCAGGACTGCATCCGACACAGCAACAACG GTCTGTCGGAGGAAAAAAGTGTTGAGACGCCCGCCTTCGTGGACTCTATAAGACGCTACCGACAAGCCAAAGGGCACTACGGCACCTGGGTGATGATGTGTGGAACACCAGGACAG ATTCTGGCAAATCTTGTGATGGAGACTCTCCACCCTGAGCTCAGAGATGCGATTGGCCCTCGTCTGCGagggaagatggagcagagacagagaaacTGGATGTTG GTCTCTGATGCCGTGTACAAGCAGGTTCTGTCCCGGACCAATAAGGATTTCAAATCTATGGTGGACAACTGTGAACTCGAGAATGAAACATTAGCTGTCAAGCTGCGGGGTCACATGGACATGCTCATCACATCCAAAGAACATATCGTTGGCAAGATAAAAG CTCATGTGATGCCGAAGGTGGAGCAGCTCCTCCGGACCAACGTCCAGCCCTGCATCAACTCCATCCTGGAGGCCCTGATGGAGCCCACCAGCCGGGGCTTCTCTGAGGTCCGGGACGTGTTCGTCAAGGAGGTGGTGGAGGTCAACAAGAACTCCCTAAACGGAGGGGGCAAAGAAAAGCTGGGAGAG CAACTGGAGAGGCTGTCCATGCTGGCGTTCCACCCGGTGAAGATGCAGAGCTGCTACGAGCAGATGGAGAAGCTGAACCTGGAGGGGCTGCAGCAGAGGTTTGACGTTCCCAGCCCCTCCGTGTTCGTCAGCAGGGCGCAGATCCTCATGAGGGAG CAAATGGACAACGCGGTGTACACGTTCGAGCAGCTGCTTCAACAGTCCCTGGAGTCTCAGGGTGAGGCGGACCTTTGCAAAAGCATCGAGAAATGCCAGGAGAGAGTTCTCAAG AAATATGATTACGACAGCAGCACGGTGCGTAAGAAGTTCTTCAGAGAGGCCTTACTGCAGATAATCATCCCCTACATGCTGCGGGAGCTCGCTCCATCCTGCACAGAG GGGCTGCATCGCTTCCAGGATCTGATCTTTCAGGACTCGTCCCACGTCCTGCTGGTGGAGAACATGTATGAGGACGTGGTCCTGCAGTCTGTCTGCAAGGACATATTGACGG cTGTGAAGGAGGCAGCCGTGCAGAGGAGACACAACCTGTACAGGGACAGCATCATTCTCACCAACAGCGACCCCAACCTTCACCTCCTGGAGGAGACCCCGCCTGCAGACTGGGGCTCCAAGTTCGTAGCCGACGACCCCGACGGCTCGGTGGACAGCAGGGCTGACGGAAAGGGCCTCAAAGGCAGACGCAGGCAGGTGGTCTCAATGATCCAGCTGGAGGGGCTGCCCATTTCATACGAGTCCTGTCAAGAGGTCCCAGGCGTGGACCTTATTCCTGAAGAAGACGGAGAGGTTTCCGGGTACAACGAGGAGGACGCAGAGGTGGACGAGGAGGACCTGGGTCAGTACCCGTCTCTGAAGTCTCCTGACAGCGTGAATGAGATCAGGGACCTGATCAATCCTGTGGTGGAGGTTGTACTGCCCGTCCATGAGGAGAACCTGGAGGATGGAGCCAGCGAGACGGAGAGCACCGACGGCACCTTCACCGCGGAGGACGGGCTGCCGGAGGAGGTGACGCACGTCACCACCGTCGTGGACGACGGTGCCAAGAAGTTGTCGCGGGAGAAATCGTCGGCGCGGTCGATCATGGATGAGCTGGTCGGGAGCAGGAAGCAGGAACGGAAGCTGGAAGAGGAAGCAGCCATCCAGGAGGCCATCGAAGAGATGGAGCTGGCGGTGCAGGGCGAGGACGAGGACAAGGACGGCGAGCAGATAGCCGAGTCCGATTCCGAGTCGCAGCCGTTGGCCACAGACTGCAGCTCGCGCAACGACAGCGGCTTCCAGTCCCCGACCAATGAGCGCGAGGCCGGGCTGATCGCAAACGGTCCAACCGCTGAGGACAAATCCGCCGACCCGGTGGACGAGGAGCTGCTCGTAGTGTAG
- the slc31a2 gene encoding probable low affinity copper uptake protein 2, which yields MQMTFEASSSVTLLFDFWDVHGPAGMVLSVFFVLVLTVFFEILKVWRVWLSSNSQLAQPPSGSAYAAAPSGRTESCSVVDGSPSEASLTPTESQPLSTRNSWLLHIIQTCLHVLQVTLGYMLMLCVMSYNVWIFLGVVLGSALGYFISFPLLGQMSLYGRVRH from the exons ATGCAG ATGACCTTTGAGGCGTCCAGCAGCGTGACGCTGCTCTTTGACTTCTGGGACGTTCACGGCCCGGCAG GCATGGTGCTGTCGGTGTTTTTCGTCCTGGTGCTGACCGTCTTCTTTGAAATCCTCAAAGTGTGGCGGGTGTGGCTGAGCAGCAACTCCCAGCTGGCTCAGCCTCCGTCCGGGTCTGCGTACGCCGCCGCGCCGTCGGGACGCACCGAGAGCTGCTCCGTGGTGGACGGCAGTCCTTCCGAGGCCTCGCTGACCCCCACGGAGTCCCAGCCTCTGAGCACCAGGAACAG CTGGCTGCTGCACATCATCCAGACGTGCCTCCACGTTCTGCAGGTGACCCTGGGCTACATGCTGATGCTCTGCGTCATGTCCTACAACGTCTGGATCTTCCTCGGCGTCGTCCTGGGCTCCGCCCTCGGATATTTCATCTCCTTCCCCCTGCTGGGCCAGATGTCTCTGTATGGCCGGGTCAGACACTGA